Below is a genomic region from Candidatus Thorarchaeota archaeon.
ACGCATTTCCGTTTACACTTATGACAGGTTTATCCGCTAGATGGAGGGCCGACACTGCCGCCTTCGCAGCCTGCCTAGCCGAAGATGTCGTTCGTTCTCCAATAAGATAGTCGAAAGCTTCTCCACGGCCATGCGCCAAAAGTCCGGCGGTTGCTACAATGTTGCCCTCGTGACCTTCAATAATACGCTCTCTTATGTCAAGGGATTCTTTCCGGGGATGGTCATCGGGTACGACCTTCTGTGTGTTCATTGTAGGCTTCCTCCTTGAGATGCAATCGAAGTGACTATTATCTTTTCATCCTTCCAATGCCGACGTAGAATACGTCTAGCAAGTTTCCAATCCTGTTTACAAATGCAAAATACGGAATCCCCAAGCATGACCATACCGATCCACTCAAACCCTTCTGCCTTCAATTCAGACAAGGCGGCTTTAACACGAGGCGTCGCAAGACCAATAGCATCGGAGAATTGTTGTGAACAAGATACAAACGTATTCACGGTAGGATCAGACACGAGTTTCTCAACTAGACGCTGCCCTATTGCATTGATTCGCTTCCGATGTCTAGAGTCAGTTAGTATCTTCTCTGTTTGAAGACCTGGAGATCCCGCAAGAAGAACATGTATATCTTCAGGATAGGTAATAGAAGTGGTCTGGCCAATCCCAGGAGCACCAGGCTTGGTCCTGATTTCGAAACCACCGACTGTCTGGGCGATTACATCTCCAAGACCGGTATGATGCCGGACTTCTGCGATATGAGCATACCTAGCTGCCCAAGTCGGTTCTTCAGATCCGGAAAGTATCTTTTGGAGAGCTATAGCAGTACCCAAGGCACCAGCGCCCGAAGCTCCAAAGCCAGCACCAACTGGTAAAGGCGATTGATGAGTCACATTGACTCCATATTTGCCACCTTCATCCGCTAGCATAGAGTTCACTACCTCCTTCGAAACGATTCCACTAATCTTCTTTCCATTATACTTGACACATACACGGGAATCAGTTGACTCCAGAATGGATACAGTAGTCAAAATGCCAGATTCCACAGAGAATCCCGCACCTAAAGAACCACATTGGAGCGGATCACTAGCATCGTCGTGTATGGAAAAGAACCCGGTAACATGCCCAGGAACAAAGGCTGAGGCCATGTTTGGTTTCGATTGTCCTTGTGTCAATTTCGCTTTCAAGGCATCGTACGAGTATACCGTTATATAAATGACCATACAATTATGGTATCTGTATATAATGTATATATCTGTCAGCTTTCAAACGGAACCAGGCTGGTGTACTTCTTGACACGCGGGTCATCAGAAGGTTCTGCAGGATAAGCCCATCTCGCATCTATATCCCGGCCACTCAAATCATACACATCGAAGCTGCCAGAAGACCATGTGAGTGGACTAAAACCAAGAAGAAGAGTTTGTGTGCGCCAACTGCTTACAACAAGATGATTATGCATATTCGTAGTAGGAACAACAAGGAAAACGTTTGATAATTCCATAAGAAGACTGGTGCTTATTCGATAGAAGAAGCTGTAGATTCGCCGATGCTCATCACTACCTCGTCTACGGAGGTCATCCAGATATCGAGAGATGGTCTCATCATGGACGTCGGGATCTATCACATCAGATAGATCGTCCACATCTACTACCACCGTAGTCTCGAAGTAGTACGCTAACGGAAACTCAGTAATATGAAATAGCAGAAACTTGTCCTGAGTAATAGTCTCGTAAAGATGCTGAAAAATCGATTGCTTAGAATAGAGCATACTGGGATCTAAATCAGCTGGCTCAAAATGGCCGGCCTCATCAGATACTGTGAGTCTGAACATATCATCTAGCATATCGCCATCATAACCGATTCTCACCAGATGATAGGGCTCTTCTCCGTTCTCTTCCATCATATCTTGTGAAACAAGCCATTTGTTGAAATCGCGCTGAAAAGTATCAACTTCATCGTCATCGTCAACCACAAAGAGACTCTGACTCGGACTGCCAAAAGCCGAAACTGTCTTCTCATATGCCTGATAGCGAGCTCTCTTCGCTGGTTGTTCAGCCAATGAGAGAACACCTCCGGAATATCAAAAGCGAGTCCAGCAAGTCTTTAGCACCTACCAGCCACACATCACATCGGGCAAGCAACATTGTAATATTGCTGCTGCAATCAACCGATTCATGTGATTCAATCACAGGCAACTCTAAATCAGATATGTCTTGCACCAGCGATAAAGTGGTGATTCAGTCCGCCTCATATATTCTTTGCCTTGGCAGGGGCACACTTCACCTCTCAATCTTACTGACAGTATGACGCATGATTCGAAATAATACTGTAACATCTTCATCTCAATATGATGTGTC
It encodes:
- a CDS encoding pantothenate kinase, with the translated sequence MVIYITVYSYDALKAKLTQGQSKPNMASAFVPGHVTGFFSIHDDASDPLQCGSLGAGFSVESGILTTVSILESTDSRVCVKYNGKKISGIVSKEVVNSMLADEGGKYGVNVTHQSPLPVGAGFGASGAGALGTAIALQKILSGSEEPTWAARYAHIAEVRHHTGLGDVIAQTVGGFEIRTKPGAPGIGQTTSITYPEDIHVLLAGSPGLQTEKILTDSRHRKRINAIGQRLVEKLVSDPTVNTFVSCSQQFSDAIGLATPRVKAALSELKAEGFEWIGMVMLGDSVFCICKQDWKLARRILRRHWKDEKIIVTSIASQGGSLQ